The proteins below come from a single Mercenaria mercenaria strain notata chromosome 3, MADL_Memer_1, whole genome shotgun sequence genomic window:
- the LOC123525103 gene encoding uncharacterized protein KIAA1958-like — protein sequence MDKISKGEEVLRMLADDLLDLKSLAEQEDLDILESKREIELVDGDVQMTDVNKQRFATVEDGDTDSFIEENKNKNTSYQTKSDLKIFSDWAQSVGELRPVETIPMEELDSLLARFYLAVRKRDGSEYEPDTISAIQNSLDRHLKENKVKFSIKRDEGFSHSNRVLEPKRKSLKSQGKGNKKLRADPLTAEEIEMLHKQNILGNATPKSLLRTVWINNGVFFGLRGRQDHTNLLWGDIELKVTSSGREYLEFIERSTKTTSGQRGAYRKVTPKAFATEDENCPVKMYKTYTSHRPSDLLNPDSRFYLQLLKSPSGQIWYSHQAVG from the exons ATGGATAAGATAAGTAAGGGCGAGGAAGTTCTACGGATGTTAGCAGATGATCTTTTAGATCTAAAATCATTAGCAGAACAGGAAGACTTGGACATTTTAGAAAGTAAGCGTGAAATCGAGCTCGTCGATGGCGATGTGCAAATGACAGATGTAAACAAACAGCGTTTTGCGACTGTTGAAGATGGTGACACGGACAgttttattgaagaaaataaaaataaaaacacatcaTACCAAACAAAaagtgatttgaaaatatttagcgACTGGGCTCAAAGTGTTGGAGAACTTAGGCCTGTGGAAACCATCCCGATGGAAGAACTTGACAGTTTGTTGGCTAGATTCTATTTGG CTGTACGTAAACGTGACGGCTCAGAGTATGAGCCCGACACAATAAGTGCGATTCAGAATAGCCTTGACAGACATTTGAAAGAGAACAAGGTTAAGTTCAGCATAAAAAGAGATGAGGGTTTTAGTCATTCTAATCGTGTCCTCGAGCCGAAGAGAAAGAGTCTTAAATCACAGGGGAAGGGAAACAAAAAACTCCGTGCTGATCCATTAACCGCTGAGGAGATAGAAATGCTACATAAGCAGAACATTCTTGGAAATG CTACACCAAAGAGTCTCCTTCGTACAGTATGGATAAACAATGGTGTCTTTTTTGGTCTTCGTGGGCGTCAGGACCATACCAATCTGCTCTGGGGAGACATTGAACTAAAAGTAACCAGTAGTGGCAGAGAGTACCTCGAATTTATTG AGCGTTCAACCAAGACAACAAGTGGTCAAAGAGGCGCATATAGAAAAGTCACCCCAAAAGCGTTCGCGACAGAAGACGAAAATTGTCCAGTCAAAATGTACAAGACATATACCAGTCATAGACCATCAGATTTATTAAATCCAGACTCCAGATTTTATCTTCAACTTTTAAAATCCCCATCAGGGCAAATTTGGTACTCCCATCAAGCTGTCGGTTAA